One Methanobacterium sp. genomic region harbors:
- a CDS encoding glycosyltransferase family 4 protein — protein sequence MKRILFFHNTLMPYRTPFFRILDNLYNIRLVFKQIEIAYNLYKIDISPEIQKIKFMNYNILKNHFRYIKIINELLKQDYDVIVDSLEFNCILSFIYAKIMRKPIILWTEDWGGDNSSIRRKISSKVSKIIANYSDALIVPGSKHKEYLISLDVTCEKIFIVPNISDINENDSNLTINNLRTKFKIDNKKIILYVGRLVERKGIDFLLNAFTKLRNEFDNVLLIIVGDGNYKKNLEFMTKQLGISDSVYFVGQVENKDLDSYYSICNICVIPSVSSKMKDPWVFVVNEAMYFGKPVIVSDAVGAAFDMVKKGENGFIVPEKDVDELFISMKTIISDLKLEKKMGFNSKKIIEDNFRYENMIDGFKEAVAYVMDGE from the coding sequence ATGAAAAGAATATTGTTTTTTCATAATACGTTAATGCCATATAGAACACCATTTTTTAGGATATTAGACAATTTATATAATATCAGATTAGTATTTAAGCAAATTGAAATTGCTTATAATCTTTATAAAATAGATATTTCACCAGAGATACAAAAAATAAAATTTATGAATTATAATATTTTAAAAAATCATTTTAGGTATATTAAAATAATTAATGAACTACTGAAACAAGATTATGATGTAATCGTTGATTCATTGGAATTCAACTGTATTTTATCCTTTATTTATGCAAAAATTATGAGAAAACCAATTATACTTTGGACTGAAGACTGGGGAGGAGATAATAGTTCCATTAGAAGAAAGATTTCATCTAAAGTTTCGAAGATTATTGCTAATTATTCAGATGCTTTAATAGTTCCGGGTTCTAAACATAAGGAATATTTAATATCATTAGATGTTACGTGTGAAAAGATATTTATTGTCCCAAATATTAGTGATATAAATGAAAATGATAGTAATTTAACTATTAATAACTTAAGAACTAAATTTAAGATTGACAATAAAAAAATAATTTTATATGTAGGTCGTTTAGTTGAACGTAAAGGTATTGATTTTTTATTAAATGCTTTTACCAAACTTAGGAATGAATTTGATAATGTTTTATTAATTATAGTTGGTGACGGAAACTATAAAAAAAATCTAGAATTTATGACCAAACAATTAGGAATTAGTGATTCTGTTTATTTTGTTGGACAAGTCGAAAATAAAGATTTAGATAGTTATTATTCTATTTGTAATATTTGTGTCATACCTTCGGTATCTAGTAAAATGAAAGATCCATGGGTATTTGTTGTTAATGAAGCAATGTATTTTGGAAAACCTGTAATAGTCAGTGATGCTGTAGGTGCAGCTTTTGATATGGTAAAAAAAGGTGAAAATGGATTTATAGTACCTGAAAAAGATGTTGATGAATTGTTTATATCAATGAAAACGATAATTTCTGATTTAAAATTAGAAAAAAAAATGGGTTTTAACTCTAAAAAAATTATTGAAGATAATTTTAGATATGAAAATATGATTGATGGGTTTAAAGAGGCTGTTGCATATGTTATGGACGGTGAATAA
- a CDS encoding glycosyltransferase family 4 protein, with amino-acid sequence MNQKMKVLFITQHFPPEKSANAFRISELAYNLNELDVKPIIFAPHPSFPTRTFERNWKILKLKNSGGIKLFNIWSWQSTSKDPGFVSRMFYYLIFPLHASILTILYFNKFDLIITSNPPIFTAITGLFSKVILNKKWIIDSRDSWIDASIALGFLKEGSLPEKISRKFEKICYSRTDMILATTKELSKNIVNLYQTNKKIVLIPNGADTDFFYPCSVKKKNHILFLGNIGHAQDLKKYILAMKFIVKKHDIKLLIVGDGDTKENLEKFTLSHNLGNIVIFKGLIPRKNVPKVISESLIGIAPMKKLKTLNYMAPVKTYEYMACGVPFVASGIGEVVNLARESGGGIITDDTPEEIAKTINGLLDDHQKLIEMGKAGREYVKQHYDRKNIAFELKKCIEQLS; translated from the coding sequence ATGAATCAAAAAATGAAAGTACTTTTTATTACACAGCATTTTCCTCCAGAAAAATCAGCTAATGCTTTTAGGATATCAGAATTAGCGTATAATTTAAATGAATTAGATGTAAAGCCCATCATTTTCGCTCCACATCCTTCATTTCCAACCAGAACATTTGAAAGAAATTGGAAAATCCTGAAATTAAAAAATAGTGGGGGCATTAAATTATTTAATATATGGTCATGGCAGTCTACATCTAAAGACCCAGGATTTGTAAGTAGAATGTTTTATTATTTAATTTTCCCATTACATGCTTCTATATTAACTATTCTCTATTTTAATAAATTTGATTTAATTATAACATCTAATCCTCCAATATTTACTGCTATAACTGGACTATTTTCAAAGGTGATATTAAATAAAAAATGGATTATTGATTCTAGAGATTCGTGGATAGATGCATCTATAGCTTTAGGATTTCTTAAAGAAGGATCTCTACCTGAGAAAATTAGCAGAAAATTTGAAAAAATCTGTTATTCCCGTACAGATATGATTTTAGCTACTACAAAAGAACTGTCCAAAAATATAGTAAATCTGTACCAGACAAATAAAAAGATAGTTTTAATTCCTAATGGCGCGGATACTGACTTTTTTTATCCATGCAGTGTTAAAAAAAAGAATCATATTTTATTTTTAGGTAATATTGGCCATGCTCAAGACTTAAAAAAATATATTCTAGCAATGAAATTTATCGTAAAAAAACACGACATTAAACTCCTTATTGTTGGAGATGGTGATACTAAAGAAAATTTAGAAAAATTTACTTTATCACATAATTTAGGAAATATAGTGATTTTTAAGGGATTAATTCCAAGAAAAAATGTTCCAAAAGTTATTTCGGAGAGTTTAATAGGAATTGCACCTATGAAAAAACTAAAAACATTGAATTATATGGCCCCAGTAAAGACTTATGAATACATGGCATGCGGTGTTCCTTTTGTTGCAAGTGGTATTGGTGAGGTAGTAAATCTTGCAAGGGAGTCAGGAGGAGGAATAATTACAGATGATACCCCAGAAGAAATTGCAAAAACTATTAATGGGTTATTAGATGATCACCAGAAATTAATTGAAATGGGAAAAGCAGGAAGAGAATATGTTAAACAACATTATGACCGTAAAAATATAGCTTTTGAGCTTAAAAAATGTATAGAACAACTAAGTTGA
- a CDS encoding oligosaccharide flippase family protein — protein MNLKTKYFNYFKLYINDPLNKNSIFLILYSLTSAGFGFIFWILAAKLYPPEYVGISTALVSAMTLISTLSLLGLDQTTIRFIPEGNKSQIFSNSLIITFLSSLLLSIIFLLGVNIWSPQLIIAKEYPILFILFVLFTSLTSISGISLVALRKAKYYFVQGILMSSRVIFLFLFMIFGVLGIFYAIGVSYLFALIFSLVILFVVFKIQFKGINKEFLKKSFKYSTGTYIFGLFNSLPTLLLPILVLNILGPAATAYSYISFTIGSLIYIFPTSFGTSLFVEGSHGVSLKKNTLKSLISVFAITTPLIIILYFFGGILLGLIGKNYSTSGIELLKLIILSTYFVTICQLYYSIKKVQNDIKKLILVSGFNFIALIILSYILMIKIGIMGIGYAWLIGYGLSNLLIAFIIKKEKWFNDK, from the coding sequence ATGAATCTAAAAACTAAATATTTTAATTATTTTAAGTTATATATTAATGACCCATTAAATAAAAATTCAATTTTTTTAATCCTATATTCTTTAACAAGTGCAGGTTTTGGATTTATATTTTGGATATTAGCTGCAAAATTATATCCTCCAGAATACGTAGGCATTTCAACCGCTTTAGTATCCGCCATGACATTAATATCAACATTATCATTATTAGGACTTGATCAAACAACAATAAGATTTATTCCAGAGGGAAATAAAAGTCAAATATTTAGCAATTCTCTCATTATTACATTTTTGTCATCATTATTATTATCAATTATATTCCTTTTAGGTGTCAATATATGGTCCCCTCAATTGATTATTGCAAAAGAATATCCAATTTTATTCATTTTATTTGTTTTATTCACTTCTTTAACAAGTATAAGTGGAATATCTTTAGTTGCGCTTAGAAAAGCCAAATATTATTTTGTTCAAGGAATCTTAATGAGCTCCAGAGTTATATTTTTATTTTTATTCATGATTTTTGGAGTTTTAGGTATATTTTATGCAATTGGAGTATCTTATCTTTTTGCACTAATATTTTCATTAGTTATCCTTTTTGTAGTATTTAAAATACAATTTAAAGGTATAAATAAAGAATTTCTAAAGAAGTCATTTAAATATTCTACTGGAACCTACATTTTTGGCTTGTTTAATTCTTTACCTACACTCTTACTTCCCATATTAGTTTTAAATATTTTAGGACCAGCAGCAACTGCATACTCTTATATAAGTTTTACAATTGGCTCATTAATCTACATATTTCCAACTTCATTCGGAACATCATTGTTTGTTGAAGGCAGCCATGGTGTATCCTTAAAGAAAAATACTTTAAAATCATTAATTTCAGTATTCGCAATTACAACTCCCTTAATAATTATTTTATATTTCTTTGGAGGAATTCTATTAGGATTAATAGGTAAAAATTATAGTACTAGCGGAATAGAGCTTCTTAAACTAATCATTTTATCCACATATTTTGTTACTATATGTCAATTATATTATTCAATAAAAAAAGTACAAAATGATATAAAAAAATTAATTTTAGTTAGTGGTTTTAATTTTATAGCATTAATTATATTAAGTTATATACTCATGATAAAAATAGGAATAATGGGTATTGGATATGCATGGCTAATTGGATATGGGTTATCTAATTTGTTAATAGCCTTTATTATTAAAAAAGAAAAGTGGTTTAATGATAAATAA
- a CDS encoding polysaccharide pyruvyl transferase family protein yields MSKVLLLGATFSKNKGSEAMLVSTIKSIRECIENSDFILLSIFPDEDSKKAVEYDVKVSKYSTSVLNYLGNILLSFFYYVLNKLKFDTNEMILNAFLKKFKESDIILDLSGDGFSDDYGVIETLASCYDILLCKLLNKPIVIFAQSIGPFNTILTKKLSKFFLNRVDILIVREKISRDYLMSIGINNKIYLTADSAFLLKPEKSSVINQIASNEGLNLNKKHIVGISVSQLIFELDRNPKHSNSYIELMAYLADYLVEKYSANIVFIPHVTSNSIDDRFVSREIYNLVVNKDNMVLIDGEYSAEETKGIISKCDLFIGARMHANIAATSMHVPTLAISYSHKFYGIMEMLDVDDYVYDFHEINKENITAKIDLLWNNRFEIKKTLEYNVRKLKKCAFQNIELVDEFLNVNNKK; encoded by the coding sequence ATGTCAAAGGTATTATTATTAGGTGCAACTTTTTCAAAAAATAAAGGCTCAGAGGCAATGTTAGTAAGTACGATAAAATCTATTAGAGAATGTATTGAAAATTCAGATTTTATATTATTATCCATTTTTCCAGATGAAGATTCCAAAAAAGCAGTTGAATATGATGTAAAAGTTAGTAAATATAGTACAAGTGTTTTAAACTATTTAGGCAATATTTTACTGTCTTTCTTTTATTATGTATTGAATAAACTAAAATTTGATACGAACGAAATGATATTGAATGCATTTTTAAAAAAATTTAAAGAATCAGATATTATTTTAGATTTAAGTGGGGATGGATTCAGTGATGATTATGGAGTTATAGAAACATTGGCATCTTGTTATGATATTTTATTATGTAAACTTTTAAATAAACCTATTGTAATATTTGCACAGTCTATTGGTCCATTTAATACTATATTAACCAAAAAATTATCTAAATTTTTTTTGAATAGAGTTGATATCCTCATAGTTCGAGAAAAAATTTCTAGAGATTATTTGATGTCTATTGGAATAAATAATAAGATATATTTAACTGCAGATTCTGCATTTTTATTAAAACCCGAGAAATCATCGGTAATTAATCAAATAGCATCGAATGAAGGATTGAATTTAAATAAGAAACATATAGTTGGAATTTCAGTTAGCCAACTTATTTTTGAACTTGATAGAAACCCTAAACATTCTAATTCTTATATAGAATTAATGGCTTATTTGGCGGATTATTTAGTTGAAAAATATTCTGCAAATATAGTTTTTATACCCCACGTTACAAGCAATAGTATTGATGATAGGTTCGTATCAAGAGAAATTTATAATTTAGTTGTCAATAAGGATAATATGGTTTTAATTGATGGAGAATACTCTGCAGAGGAAACAAAGGGAATTATTAGTAAATGTGATCTATTTATAGGTGCAAGAATGCATGCAAATATAGCTGCAACTTCGATGCATGTTCCTACGTTAGCTATAAGTTATAGTCATAAATTTTATGGTATAATGGAAATGTTAGATGTAGATGATTATGTTTATGATTTTCATGAGATTAATAAGGAGAATATTACAGCAAAAATTGATCTTTTGTGGAATAACAGATTTGAAATCAAAAAAACATTAGAATATAATGTTAGAAAATTAAAAAAGTGTGCATTTCAGAATATAGAACTTGTAGATGAGTTTTTAAATGTTAACAACAAAAAATAG
- a CDS encoding DUF2206 domain-containing protein, giving the protein MDKSDKPVKMLNFFKMNNWGIYKFLNTILVIQTFLLIFLVLDRVGIHIPILREVTAVIYLLFVPGILILRILRLHDLNSVETLLYSVGLSITSIMCIGFIMNLIYPILGILSPISLPYLIVTISALVLILCLLSYIMDKNYCNEEYINLKDFLSPSPLFLFIIPFFAVIGTYLMNFYQNNLVLMLMIITISFVVILVAFGKIGVKWYPLAVFVIAVSLLFHTSLVSMNLWGWDILQEYNLSNLVIANAYWNLSLPFEINAMLSITILAPILSLISSLNLVWVLKIIYPLIFALVPLGLYLIFKKQTNAKIAFLSVFFFMLVFTFYRELPQLARQEVAELFFMLIILLMIDLKMNKLKRNILFIVFSFSMIISHYGLSYIVMLSILVFYILVEALKKDIILNTAQKLKIKLSLTANLNNNLQMLSSSFILFFIIFALSWYLYVSSSFLIERILDIGVHILNSISMDFLSPETSQGLTAFTVSISSPLHKIPAYINYLFQAFIVMGILSVIKNHEYKFKTVFVLFALINLGILILSVILPFFASSLNLTRIYHITLFFLAPFAVVGGIYCFRIVYKVFKRKWTADSLKMSIRILSILQILLFLFFTGFIYEITQDEPTSFSISSVDYPVFSDQDVLCAKWLYDFKNSNITYTDIYRQQLFKSLELNISMIRTLNPNNNFWVYPDSYIFIGKFNTLNKLVFVSNSSKSSEGYYVDIEGVIDNKSLLYSNGFSQIYYRSNY; this is encoded by the coding sequence ATGGATAAAAGTGATAAACCAGTTAAAATGTTAAATTTCTTCAAAATGAATAACTGGGGAATATATAAGTTTCTAAACACTATACTTGTTATTCAAACTTTTTTATTAATTTTTTTAGTATTAGATCGTGTAGGTATACATATTCCTATCTTAAGGGAAGTTACTGCAGTAATATACCTGTTATTTGTCCCGGGTATTTTAATTTTAAGGATTCTCAGGCTGCATGATCTAAACAGTGTTGAAACACTCTTGTATTCTGTAGGATTAAGCATTACAAGTATAATGTGCATTGGGTTCATTATGAACCTGATTTATCCAATTTTAGGGATATTAAGCCCTATTTCATTACCTTATTTAATAGTAACTATTTCAGCTCTTGTTTTAATCTTATGCCTTTTAAGTTATATCATGGATAAAAATTACTGTAATGAGGAATATATAAACCTGAAAGACTTCTTATCCCCTTCACCTTTATTTTTATTCATTATACCTTTTTTTGCTGTAATCGGCACTTATTTAATGAATTTTTATCAAAATAACCTGGTTTTAATGTTGATGATTATAACTATTTCATTTGTAGTTATTTTGGTGGCATTTGGTAAAATCGGGGTAAAATGGTATCCACTGGCAGTTTTCGTAATTGCTGTATCTTTATTGTTCCATACGTCATTGGTATCCATGAACTTATGGGGTTGGGATATATTACAGGAATATAACTTATCAAATTTGGTTATTGCCAATGCTTACTGGAACTTATCTCTGCCGTTTGAAATAAATGCAATGTTGAGTATTACAATTCTAGCACCTATCCTCTCTTTGATAAGCAGCTTAAATTTAGTTTGGGTTTTAAAAATAATATATCCTTTGATCTTTGCTTTAGTGCCGTTAGGTTTATATTTAATCTTTAAAAAGCAAACCAACGCAAAAATAGCATTTTTATCCGTTTTCTTTTTCATGTTAGTATTCACTTTTTACAGGGAATTACCTCAATTAGCCAGACAGGAAGTTGCAGAACTATTTTTTATGCTGATAATTTTATTGATGATTGATTTAAAGATGAATAAACTTAAAAGAAATATTTTATTCATTGTTTTTTCATTTTCAATGATAATTTCTCATTATGGATTATCTTATATAGTTATGCTGTCCATTTTAGTATTTTATATCCTTGTTGAAGCATTGAAAAAGGATATAATATTAAATACTGCCCAAAAATTAAAAATAAAGTTAAGTTTAACTGCTAATTTAAATAATAACCTGCAAATGTTAAGTTCTTCATTTATTTTGTTTTTTATAATATTTGCATTATCATGGTACCTCTATGTTTCAAGCTCTTTTCTAATTGAAAGAATTTTGGATATTGGTGTGCATATTTTAAATAGTATTTCAATGGATTTTTTAAGTCCAGAGACTTCACAGGGGTTAACAGCGTTTACAGTTAGTATATCTTCTCCTCTCCATAAGATACCTGCATATATCAATTATTTATTTCAGGCATTTATTGTTATGGGGATATTAAGTGTAATTAAAAATCATGAGTATAAATTCAAAACAGTGTTTGTATTATTTGCCCTTATAAATTTGGGAATATTAATTTTAAGTGTAATACTTCCATTCTTTGCAAGTTCACTTAACTTGACACGTATTTACCATATAACCTTATTCTTTTTAGCCCCATTTGCAGTTGTTGGTGGAATTTATTGTTTTAGAATTGTATACAAGGTTTTCAAAAGGAAGTGGACTGCTGATAGTTTAAAAATGTCAATAAGAATTTTAAGCATCCTTCAGATTTTATTATTCTTATTTTTTACAGGATTTATTTATGAAATTACACAGGATGAACCTACATCTTTTTCCATAAGCAGTGTTGATTATCCAGTTTTCAGTGATCAGGATGTTTTATGCGCTAAATGGCTATATGATTTCAAAAATAGTAATATAACTTATACTGATATTTATCGGCAGCAGCTTTTTAAGAGTTTAGAGTTGAATATAAGCATGATTAGAACATTAAATCCAAATAATAACTTTTGGGTTTATCCTGATTCTTATATATTCATTGGAAAATTTAACACGCTAAATAAACTTGTTTTTGTTTCAAATTCAAGTAAATCAAGCGAAGGATATTATGTAGATATTGAAGGGGTTATAGATAATAAATCTTTATTGTATTCTAATGGCTTTTCTCAGATATATTATAGAAGTAATTATTGA
- a CDS encoding glycosyltransferase family 4 protein: MNQIRTLLVSANYPNEFFHWTPWNRAANIAISKMDNVKTEVVTPLPFSLPFKFFPYSNLTKLPLIECCEEGKIHRPRFLYMLPQKLFYSVIGEFYKQSIPKYVLNNLSKHDIVHSHQSYPDGYGMIDLCEKWSVPLVIDIHSSDSVLTWLNHPSVNTKFMETLNYSSKIICISDSLRDMIKDLGINDEKIESVPMGVDTNKFKPRDKDRIKEEFKIKEKKIILFVGLLIERKGVNYLLESISLLETSYKEDFKIIIIGDGPEKSKLLNLSNKLNLKDKISFLGEVRGDELLKWYSIADIFVLPSLAEGRPIAIYEAMASECAVIATDVDGVPEQIKDGYNGFLVNSKDSIALSKRIKILLENEDLMVEMGKNSRKRLIEEEWTWNGYAKRIIEVYNRVV; the protein is encoded by the coding sequence ATGAATCAAATTAGAACGTTATTGGTGTCAGCAAATTATCCTAATGAATTTTTTCATTGGACACCTTGGAATAGGGCTGCTAATATAGCAATTTCTAAAATGGATAATGTTAAAACTGAAGTTGTTACACCACTGCCGTTTTCACTTCCATTTAAGTTTTTTCCATATAGTAACCTTACAAAACTCCCTTTAATTGAATGCTGTGAAGAAGGAAAGATTCATAGGCCAAGATTTCTTTATATGCTGCCTCAAAAATTATTTTATAGTGTAATTGGAGAATTTTATAAGCAATCTATTCCTAAATATGTGCTAAATAATCTAAGTAAGCATGATATTGTCCATTCTCACCAATCATATCCTGATGGATATGGGATGATAGATTTATGTGAAAAATGGTCTGTACCTCTTGTAATCGATATTCATAGTTCTGATTCTGTTTTAACATGGTTAAATCATCCTTCTGTTAATACAAAATTTATGGAGACTTTGAATTATTCCAGTAAAATTATATGCATTAGTGATAGTCTAAGGGATATGATTAAAGATTTGGGGATAAATGATGAAAAAATAGAATCAGTTCCTATGGGTGTTGATACAAATAAATTCAAGCCTAGGGATAAAGATAGAATAAAAGAAGAATTTAAAATAAAAGAAAAAAAAATTATACTTTTTGTAGGGCTTTTAATTGAAAGAAAAGGAGTTAATTATCTTTTAGAGTCAATTTCTTTATTAGAGACATCCTACAAAGAAGATTTTAAGATTATAATTATAGGAGATGGCCCTGAGAAAAGCAAACTTTTAAATTTGTCTAATAAATTAAATTTAAAAGATAAAATTTCTTTTTTAGGCGAAGTTAGGGGAGATGAATTGTTAAAATGGTATTCTATAGCGGATATTTTTGTTTTACCGTCTTTAGCTGAAGGTAGGCCAATTGCCATTTATGAGGCAATGGCCAGTGAATGTGCAGTTATTGCTACCGATGTAGATGGGGTTCCTGAACAAATTAAAGATGGTTATAATGGGTTTCTTGTAAATTCAAAAGATTCGATTGCATTATCAAAGAGAATTAAAATTTTACTCGAAAATGAAGATTTAATGGTTGAAATGGGAAAAAACAGTAGAAAACGTCTTATAGAAGAAGAGTGGACCTGGAATGGATATGCTAAACGAATAATTGAGGTATACAATAGGGTTGTTTAA
- a CDS encoding glycosyltransferase family 4 protein: protein MREKITLVADMDLSKMSGDVIRTIAFATELQKNGFNVTLLTPKPNGNISFELDGINMVHMAIPYNGGSVLNIFNRTFSLIKEAKKLRNNPLIIETSPLGGYFALFGFSNYILDVHGIHFSEIDYAAPPWYISKRIYKKLIRFLEKLALKKAFKINVVSENMAQFIITEFNVQKEKITVIPNGYFNSKVIEVSKKVIKEKKGAVTFVGNLAKWARADKIVNVAKVLKNEEVTFYIVGGGIYSQKLEDLVDKYKLSNIVFTGYVPLEQAYEMIASSQIMLLPFPQDICTEVACPIKVLEYMAFGKAMVIDEVDEISKILKENSAALVCDPDNEEDFAENIRFLLKNEKMRRKIGNNARLLSKEFSWENQGQKLVEVLENING from the coding sequence ATGAGGGAAAAAATAACTCTGGTTGCTGATATGGATCTGAGTAAAATGAGCGGTGATGTTATAAGAACAATAGCATTTGCAACCGAACTTCAAAAAAATGGATTTAATGTCACCCTTTTGACACCAAAGCCTAATGGTAACATATCATTTGAACTAGATGGGATTAATATGGTTCATATGGCTATACCATATAATGGAGGATCTGTATTAAATATTTTTAATAGAACATTTTCCCTAATTAAAGAAGCAAAAAAATTAAGGAATAATCCTTTAATTATTGAAACAAGTCCTTTAGGTGGATATTTTGCTCTTTTTGGGTTCTCTAATTACATTTTAGATGTTCATGGGATACATTTCAGTGAAATTGATTATGCTGCGCCTCCATGGTATATTTCAAAAAGAATTTATAAAAAACTTATTAGGTTTTTGGAGAAGTTAGCCTTAAAAAAAGCTTTTAAGATAAATGTTGTTTCTGAAAACATGGCACAATTCATTATTACAGAATTTAATGTACAAAAAGAAAAAATTACAGTTATACCTAACGGTTATTTCAATTCTAAAGTCATAGAAGTTTCAAAAAAAGTAATTAAAGAGAAAAAAGGTGCAGTAACATTTGTAGGTAATCTTGCCAAGTGGGCAAGGGCAGATAAGATAGTTAATGTGGCTAAAGTTCTAAAAAATGAAGAGGTTACATTTTATATAGTTGGGGGTGGCATTTACAGTCAAAAATTAGAAGATCTTGTAGATAAATACAAACTATCTAATATAGTTTTTACTGGATATGTCCCATTAGAACAAGCTTATGAAATGATAGCAAGTTCACAAATAATGCTTTTACCGTTCCCTCAAGATATTTGTACTGAAGTGGCATGCCCTATTAAAGTTTTAGAGTATATGGCATTTGGTAAAGCCATGGTTATTGATGAAGTTGATGAGATTTCGAAAATATTAAAAGAAAATAGTGCGGCTTTAGTATGTGATCCTGATAATGAAGAAGATTTTGCTGAAAATATCCGTTTTTTATTAAAAAATGAGAAAATGAGAAGAAAAATTGGAAATAATGCACGATTATTATCTAAAGAATTTTCTTGGGAAAACCAGGGCCAAAAATTAGTGGAAGTTCTGGAGAATATCAATGGATAA
- a CDS encoding Coenzyme F420 hydrogenase/dehydrogenase, beta subunit C-terminal domain encodes MINKNILEITENNLCTGCGTCIPLCPSKAIKIQINSKKGIYIPNVNKLKCNGCGICYQICPGSEIDFEGLNKDIFNKKIEDPIIGSYIKSFTGYSKDPHIRYNSSSGGLITQILIFALNNNIIDGALVTRMRKDKPLEPEPFIARTEEEIIEASGSKYCPVPTNMVLDEIIKSSNEKFAVVGLPCQITGIRKAELINKTLKDKIILHIGILCNHTPNLVATEYFLYSKKINNNNIKKINYRSGGWIPKMEITFKNNESILENYWGDGFGQFFYPIRCTLCCDIFALLSDISFGDAWLPEIEKIDKIGTSLIIIRNSRGENILKKVLSKDKLTLNPLIHEKLLKSQFDKVYFKNISLITRMNILKFFRKEIPFYKIPTYNYNYKNTDYLNSIFLYIILNVSLKRYMWPLMTNLIKIFKKIKKIE; translated from the coding sequence ATGATAAATAAAAATATTTTGGAGATTACTGAAAACAATCTTTGTACTGGTTGTGGAACTTGTATCCCTTTATGTCCTTCAAAAGCAATTAAAATACAAATAAATTCCAAAAAGGGCATTTATATTCCTAATGTTAATAAATTAAAATGTAATGGATGTGGAATTTGTTATCAAATATGTCCTGGTTCTGAAATTGACTTTGAAGGTTTAAATAAGGACATATTTAATAAAAAAATTGAAGATCCGATAATTGGAAGCTACATTAAATCATTCACAGGTTATTCAAAAGATCCCCATATTAGATACAATTCTTCATCAGGAGGTTTAATAACACAAATCTTAATTTTTGCATTAAATAATAATATAATTGACGGTGCATTAGTTACTCGAATGAGAAAAGATAAACCTTTAGAACCAGAACCATTCATTGCCCGTACAGAAGAGGAAATCATAGAAGCCTCAGGATCTAAATACTGTCCCGTACCAACCAATATGGTCCTTGATGAAATCATAAAATCAAGTAATGAAAAGTTTGCAGTAGTAGGATTACCTTGTCAAATAACTGGAATAAGAAAAGCTGAATTAATAAATAAAACATTGAAAGACAAAATTATTTTACATATAGGCATACTATGTAATCATACTCCTAATCTAGTAGCAACTGAATATTTCTTATATAGTAAAAAAATAAACAATAATAATATTAAAAAAATTAACTATAGATCTGGAGGCTGGATACCAAAGATGGAAATTACTTTTAAAAATAATGAATCTATTTTAGAAAACTATTGGGGAGATGGATTTGGACAGTTTTTTTATCCAATAAGATGCACATTATGCTGTGATATATTTGCTTTATTATCGGATATTTCATTTGGAGATGCATGGTTGCCAGAGATAGAAAAAATTGACAAAATAGGTACTTCACTTATAATTATCAGAAATTCGAGAGGAGAAAATATATTAAAAAAAGTCTTATCAAAAGATAAATTAACATTAAATCCATTGATTCATGAAAAATTGTTAAAATCACAATTTGATAAAGTTTATTTTAAAAATATATCTTTAATTACACGTATGAATATTCTAAAATTTTTTAGAAAGGAAATACCATTCTATAAAATTCCAACTTATAATTACAACTACAAAAATACAGATTACTTAAACTCAATATTTCTTTATATTATCTTAAATGTTTCATTAAAAAGATATATGTGGCCATTAATGACTAACCTAATAAAAATTTTCAAAAAAATCAAAAAAATAGAATGA